GTCCGTTTCACCAGGAGGCTGCAAAGTtataacaagaaaaacatacaacctGTAAAAGACTACAAACGTTCAGGGGAAAACGAGCATGTCAAACACAAGGATATGGAATCAACTGTAGCAAGTTTCAAATCATTAAACAAATGGTTCCACCATAGGAATCTAAAATCATCTGAATTTTTAATATTCTTACATTAAAGCAAGATATCAACAATCAGATAGAATCTAGGCCAGAAATGAACAACATTTATTGTAGCAGGGACACAAACATGTAAAtgcatctgatctgagggccacattatcaacatcaatgctagtatttagaataatgaccaatctgagcattaatacaggaaataaagggTTTGTGTGGTCATTTGATGCATTTggtttgttgtttagtgtgtatattttgtcattgtatgcaattttgaaatttttttttgcttgtttgtttgtttgttgcccTTCTATGCATTAttgaaattttgtgttttttgtaatttttctgcatatttttgtcactgtcatgtaattttgcacatttttctgtcttgtgtgtgtcattcagtgtaatttttgtgcatttattttaccCTTTTATGCATTCTTAACTCATTTAACGAGTTTTGAAgtcttttttttgctatttttgttctaatttcatgtatttttctgtcatttctgtgtattttccttgCCCTTTTAtgtattctgtcattttatgtgtttctgaagtcattgtgtaatttttgtgcattttttttgtcattttgtgttttgttttgttactaAATTTTGTAGTTATACATATTGCTATGTATATTTCCTGTCattctttgtaattttgttggggttttttgtgcgttgagagtcattttgtgtgttttactgtcatttttgttgcactttcattcattttaaattctttttgtgtgtttttggagtcattttctccACAAACATAGACCCCTTCAGTCAAAAGAAGCGTGTCACTATATAAGTCATTGTTACAGTTTCTGAAGAGAGAAAAACTCTCCGTAAAAACTGTGTGAGAACAGCAGAAGTTTTCTACATGAAATTGTTGAACCCAGCAACAAATGGGTTCTTTCTACCTCAAGGCAAGTTGCAAATGGATCATTTCACACAAATATGTGGTGGAAGTTAAAGCTACAGAAATGATCCAACCTACTCCTTGcatatcaaacacattttaagttTCTATATTTAGCAAAAACGCATCAGATGATTGTGCATGTTTCCTGCTTTAACCAGCTCTCAGAATGAAAGCGTCTCTACGTGGACAGAGCAGTTAATAGATGAGCAGATTAAGAGTTAATCTGCTCCATCCCTCTGTCACATCTCATCTAAGGCACTTTTAAAGGAGAACATCCATTAGCTGAGAGAGCTGTAGATCTATTCTCTGATGTGAGCATAGAGCAGCCACCTCAAGCCAAAGTTCATAATAAAAGCAAGTACCTGACAACTTTAACCATCTTTGGATTACATTTACTGAGCAGAGAGAGCAACGTCTGCATCGTCCTTCCCGTCTCCACAATGTCCTTaaatcatcagaaaaaaatggtgCAATTAAACAAAGAAATGTCACTATAACAAAGATGACCAatcctattttttaaaaaaaacatcagatgaAGACCAAAATTTGTGGAAAAGGTGgggaaatgtgattttaaaaaccacagaaattggttaaaagttgcaagttAGAGAAAACAAgacagaaaagtggtaaaaaaggttcaaagtgtcaatattagcagaaatggggggaggaGGGTAATGTAGGAAcacttagtttaaactggcaaatactgggcatgacaaatcatgaatgtggttaaaatggcaaaagataaacatgaaatatggtgaaaagaggttaaaagtgacaataatgggtcaacatatgcgacattaggtggaaaagtggtggaaagggtttaaaggtgctgaaagtgtaaaaaatgtgcagaagaggCATTCAAATTTgataaagtggcagaaatgggagtaatgtagcaataacaaatgaaaacaggttaaaatatggcaagttttctGGCAACCCCCTGGTCAAAGGGACTCCAtatccaacaatgcacaaaacttttctgatAATGTCAACAAACAGAGTGTTTagagtggagatcaaaacaaccTCTCAGGCTggatttgtttgattgttttgatgtaatgatctatgaggcttacactttatctgatttaaatatatatatatatatattgtcacCAACAGATGGACCAACATTAATAAAGACTGaatgagacacaaagaaactCCCCCATGCAAATACAAAGCTGTTGATGGTACTCAAAACTGTGTAACTTCTGTCATGCATGCATTGCTTTTATgagtcattgttttttatttatttaaaccacATCTGACTTAAAAAGCTCTTACCTCAACAATCAAAACATTctgcaaaaagagaaaaaaaagagagacttTTAAAGAAGAAATGATAGATAAATGTGTTCCTACAGAAAGAGTAGGGCTGACCTTTCCTGAGAGGTTTGACAGCTCATCCCCTCCAATTACCTTCACATCATTGGTTGATTTGTCATTCTAGcaaacacaaagataaaaaacattatttaaatattatgttttatcTTTCTCTGATGATGAGTCAGGAGCATCCACTTAGTTCTACAGCTTAAAGAGCAACTAAACTAGGAGGTTTTGgcaggaaatttaaaaaaaaaaaaaagccttgattatgggcggagcatctggagcagttaagacacgcccagttcaTATGATAAAATCTCCAaggaacaatctatgctatgctaactagctactcaatactcactatagctctctattcactaTTCTCTCAGTCCAATCGACTCGTCAACAGAttgtagagtccacaggtgatagtttttctagaaggggcggagctaacagtGGTTAACTAAAATGCAGCTTTAGTCAAgattatttcagttatagtatagttttagtcatttaaatagcattaagattttagtcgactataatACAAAGCATACgagtttatacattttctgaaagcttcaattaccattgatcaactTGATATGAGATGGTACTAAGGCTTCTCTCGTCTTTCATGTAACAAAAGTACTTTTGATTGGATACTATCcataaaaataaactttgttgtgattggatttcgtcccacgTGAACCATATAGTTTagtttgtattatattttgacTCAGTTTTTGCTcaagtgtaatttttttaattagtcataacctagttttagtcactaaaaaaaatatagtcGACAAATACATTGAGTCGACAAAATGACTACTGGCCAACATtggtggtggtttgtgatgcaagaagaacctccaaaatgtcacaaacctccattctcaacagtaaaatgtgattgtaatagcctgtttcaacccatagagggcagtcactaatatttttacaacaaataacgccaaataaaatactttgactaaaaagtGAAGACTTGGACATTGGTTTtagcaggaaaaaaaacctttttgggGTTAATTAATCTTTAAATCACAGAATAAATATTTATGAATGTAAATGTTCCAGAGGCCGATCATGTGTTCAGTCCGTTTCCCATTTGACGAgcgacacgtgttttatttttcagagaACTAATGAGATAGGCTGCGTACTTACACAGTAACTTTTCACCCTGATGAAATCTACAGTCAGGGGTACCGACTTATCACTGTTCTGATTCAGGGCTTTAATGTAGTCCAGGAGGTCTGCAAAGAACTTGTAGCCTCCTTTTAGCACACACAGAGCTACGATGTGGTGGGAACCCATGTCCCCAATGATGTCCCGAGCCAGCCGCTCCGTCCTgtccaaaacaaaaccaaacatcaAGAAAGAGAAATATTTTCAACagagtgtctattgatacgacAATAGACACTCCGGGACTATGAGTacgttttttgttgcattttctgGACCTTTTCTACCTAAGCGTAATGTGCTTGTTTTCACTGTGCCAGGATGGCTGAGTGGTCTAAGGTGCTGCACTCAAGTATCCTTCCTTCAAacatgggtttgaatcccacttttgtcatatatatttttttcattttaacatatttaaaggggacatatcatggttttaaatccttcctttttagatataaatcatacagttgtggtctatataaagcggaactgcactgcttgggtctgaattcctcattattatagctccacctcttttctaccccttttctgatgtgcttctaagagcaactcgttttggtgctgtctctttaaatgcaaatgagacacttcataccccgcaacctctccaggttcaactccaccctgctcggccatttttgtagtttgatagaagagatatggctatgtagcagcgcagaaaaagtttattcacacgttatttacacaatgtcaacaaaggaagacttgtccatccagctttacatgttcgagccagagtctgacccggcggagcgagatgaaaatgaagatgatgaacctgcagaaccctaacaagtgagctaacacaagcaccgagctaacgctagcgccaagctaacgtcacaaaatgcattttaatacagtcttttcaaagacaaaaatggcaaaataaaatgactaatgaaaactttagacttaaattaaatcacgtaggccatatcatcaaggatctaaaacgagcacacagcgctaacatttgaagacggtgcaactgctaatgctaacaaaacaatgacagggacgtcttatcatcacactttttagcgttatttacagcttaccgaagtgctctgttcatcgtctccaaagatagaaagaattgaaccctcaatcagacaaagacttttggcaaatccttctttatactggtggaggttgctgaagcagtcatccttgaagtgcttcgcgcacacaaaaatgaccttagccacagatgtgggtacatttctgtgaaaaataaaactcaaccaggcactttgtaaaggttctgatgctgggagacggtgtaatgaagcgtgtgggttactacatccaacaaccgaacattttgacttatcctctcgtaacttctgcatcctggagcttggactacaaaataaaagtgagaaataaaaatggcggattgctcgaagtgttggacctggagtcgatgtactaatttggcagttccgctgacgttattgttcaaaaaacgtaatagagaatcaaaaaatcgaaacagattgaaaaatatgaccaaaacagaatataaagatatcaacggagcacctgaagagattaatttgaacttttctgtgcttctaaacactctaaataaacaacaaaatgcatttaagggctaaaaaagtggatttagcatgatatgtcccctttaacacagtaacttccacctttaaaaatacatatacgaaaaaaatattttagggTAAtacctgggttagggctaaaatggTTAGCGGCGTAGCGAAAATAAAACTGAgggaactttaagtcacataCGTGAACCTACCGTAtgacgtcacctaaactggccaatgagactGCCAGTCCattcatacgtttccgtatAAATAGCCATggcttattttaaaacaaacactatTGCATTTCTTTGGGTCATGGCTTGGTTTTGCCTGAGCACCCCCTCCCCGCCTCCATCCTAAATCCATATTCAAATGTTCCTCTGGATGTGGGCAGCAGAGGTTTGTTTAACGCACGACTGAGGCGGACGTGCACTGCACACATCCCTGGATCTCTCACAGCGGGACAAGAATGACTCACTTCCATTAGGCCGTGGCAGGAAGCCAGAGTTAAACTGCAGGGAGGACACGTCCCTGATGTGGATGGAGTCACAAGTGATGCATACTGCACTGAGATCCCAATGGATTCAGCTCCTCTAAACCACtcactttagtttaggggccaaataccaCAGAGTTTGATGTAAACTATGTAAGGCACCAACTATATTCAAGCAATAGGTGGAAGATATCTGTCACTGCAGGAGATTCTTTtcaattttcttgtttttgggggaaaaaatgtgcacGATCACACGCCCCATCCTTCCTGTTCAGCCTGTGAGAGGCAGATTTACTTTGATTATGctgataatactgtatatttttgattatttttgaagacacttgtgtgtttttgtttggtatATTCAGTtacttttcttgttttgtgtattttttttcaagtctttttagatttttgcgtgtatttttgtgttgtgtgattTCTTGTTGTAgctaatattgtatatttatattttgatgtgttttttggaatcatttttgtgtcGTTTGTTACATGTTTCTGTCTTTTGTTATAGcaaatattgtatattgtcGCTTTAAAGGGCGAGATTTGGTCCCCGGACCGTGAGTTTGACACCATGAGCTCTCGTTTATTCGTAGGTTGAAGGAACAAATAGTGGATTTGAAGTAGGCCATGACATCTTGCTCTGTCACACCTGTATCCACACTGTGATGAAggcagcaggtgtgtgtgtgtgtgtgtgtgtctctcaccTGTCCATAATGAGTCCATTGGGGATGATCACTTTGTCCAAATCCTTCTCATAATGTCTGGGGACGCAGAACAGGTCCAGATCGTAACCCTTCTCGTCGTCATGGATCTAAAACAACAGAGACAAGCTAGATCTAAACCCTCAGCCCCATTTAAAGCGTTCATAAAGCTGACACATCATAAATAAAGCTCGTGCTTAGCAACAGACAGTCTGAAGTTGTTGCTGAGCACGAGCCATGATCATCACATGCACTCCAGCCGcgtgagagagaggaaagagAACCTGCAGGTATGAAGCCATCCTGGTCGGTCAGACACAGACGAAGGAACGGGGACTCatgctggtgctggtgctggtgctggtcctggtcctggaggctttaaagcttttttacGTCATACTTCACTTTACCTTCCCTTTAATCGGatgaacgcacacacactgactgtcGCTA
This genomic window from Gouania willdenowi chromosome 6, fGouWil2.1, whole genome shotgun sequence contains:
- the hprt1l gene encoding hypoxanthine phosphoribosyltransferase 1, like, which translates into the protein MASYLQIHDDEKGYDLDLFCVPRHYEKDLDKVIIPNGLIMDRTERLARDIIGDMGSHHIVALCVLKGGYKFFADLLDYIKALNQNSDKSVPLTVDFIRVKSYCNDKSTNDVKVIGGDELSNLSGKNVLIVEDIVETGRTMQTLLSLLSKCNPKMVKVVSLLVKRTPRSSGYRPDYIGFEVPDAFLVGYALDYNEYFRDLSHICKLKEEAKEKYKV